The following are encoded in a window of Castanea sativa cultivar Marrone di Chiusa Pesio chromosome 9, ASM4071231v1 genomic DNA:
- the LOC142609869 gene encoding uncharacterized protein LOC142609869, whose translation MACISITKVCLSYFNLFDNMAQKTFLRFLVFFFCFTFVVSTVAGRLIKTKKEDPSAHVVQDLQAQDLRDGKELFNVEGRILEFETADYKGPGANPGHDPKTPGKP comes from the exons ATGGCCTGTATTTCCATCACCAAAGTTTGCCTCTCCtatttcaatttgtttgataACATGGCGCAGAAAACTTTTCTCAGgtttttggttttcttcttctgtttcACTTTCGTTGTCTCAACTGTTGCTG GAAGgctaataaagacaaaaaaggAAGATCCATCAGCACATGTAGTTCAAGATCTACAGGCTCAG GATCTGAGGGATGGCAAGGAACTTTTTAATGTAGAGGGCAGAATATTGGAGTTTGAAACCGCAGACTACAAGGGCCCAGGAGCGAATCCAGGCCACGACCCAAAAACTCCTGGAAAGCCTTAA